The Lewinellaceae bacterium genome has a segment encoding these proteins:
- a CDS encoding peptidase C1: MPIRMEKDPQQDKGGQQPRNPGSQNTGGGSMLTKILPFLLMFLFKRPKLLIPVLIIGGAWYFFFGGSQMFSSGNDENIGFDESMFSLGANFDQEKYDKTEVFAPLAAGSWNGMPSKVSLEAYAPKRGQQGRQGSCVGWASAYSARTILHAKATGKDPNSVAFSPAYLYNQIALDGCQGAYMLDAMKTMYDNGGLPFNEFRYDESTCRNYPQNRDIAKGRQFKIKGYNRLTLDADQYTPDILAIKQNIAQGAPVVIGMQVGGTFMSRMVGQKVWRPTQSDYTQRGFSGHAMSVIGYDDNLEGGAFQLMNSWGEKWGDRGFGWVRYRDFETFVKEAYGLYPMGSSEKFDDKKLDVKFGLLDLKTEKTITLERQGDMTFKTVRPISKGDKFKVLVANSIECYIYVFGQETDGSSYVLFPYTEKHSAYCGITGTRLFPRDYSMVADQKGSTDYMAVVVSKKELDFKKLNTAINNSRQSSYASKLKEVLGSQQINNVSFKAGETVSFTADAGEKNVVGMVLALDKR, translated from the coding sequence ATGCCAATCAGAATGGAAAAGGATCCCCAACAAGACAAAGGGGGACAACAGCCTAGAAACCCGGGGAGCCAAAATACAGGTGGTGGAAGTATGCTCACTAAAATACTTCCCTTTCTTTTAATGTTTTTATTTAAACGGCCTAAATTGCTCATTCCGGTTTTGATCATAGGGGGAGCCTGGTATTTCTTTTTTGGAGGATCTCAAATGTTTAGTAGCGGAAACGATGAAAATATCGGCTTTGATGAAAGTATGTTTTCTTTAGGCGCCAATTTTGACCAGGAAAAATATGATAAAACAGAAGTTTTCGCCCCGCTGGCAGCTGGTTCTTGGAATGGCATGCCTTCCAAAGTTTCACTTGAGGCCTATGCTCCAAAGCGGGGCCAGCAAGGTAGACAAGGATCTTGCGTGGGTTGGGCAAGTGCCTATAGCGCCAGAACAATCCTTCATGCAAAAGCCACAGGTAAAGATCCTAACAGTGTAGCATTTAGCCCGGCTTACCTCTATAACCAGATTGCATTGGATGGTTGTCAGGGGGCTTATATGCTTGATGCTATGAAAACCATGTATGATAATGGTGGCCTCCCGTTTAATGAGTTTCGTTATGATGAATCTACTTGCCGAAATTATCCTCAAAACAGAGACATAGCCAAGGGGCGTCAATTTAAGATCAAAGGGTATAATCGCCTTACTCTTGATGCGGATCAATACACTCCTGATATTTTGGCTATCAAACAAAATATTGCACAAGGGGCTCCTGTTGTTATCGGTATGCAGGTGGGAGGAACCTTCATGAGCAGAATGGTTGGACAAAAAGTCTGGCGACCCACGCAAAGTGATTATACCCAAAGAGGATTCAGCGGTCACGCGATGTCGGTTATCGGTTATGATGACAATCTTGAAGGGGGAGCCTTTCAGCTCATGAACAGTTGGGGTGAAAAATGGGGCGATCGTGGATTCGGATGGGTCAGGTATCGTGATTTCGAAACCTTCGTTAAGGAGGCTTATGGACTATACCCAATGGGAAGTTCCGAGAAATTTGATGATAAAAAACTAGATGTGAAGTTTGGGTTACTCGATCTGAAAACAGAAAAAACCATCACACTGGAACGCCAGGGCGACATGACCTTTAAGACGGTTCGCCCTATTAGTAAAGGAGATAAGTTTAAAGTTTTGGTCGCCAATTCCATTGAGTGTTATATTTATGTTTTTGGGCAGGAAACGGATGGTTCCAGTTATGTTTTGTTTCCCTATACGGAAAAACATTCCGCATACTGTGGAATAACAGGCACCCGATTGTTTCCACGTGATTATTCTATGGTAGCCGATCAAAAAGGAAGTACCGATTATATGGCTGTTGTGGTGAGCAAAAAAGAATTGGACTTTAAAAAGCTAAATACGGCTATTAATAACAGCAGACAATCCAGTTATGCCTCAAAACTAAAGGAAGTCCTGGGGAGCCAGCAGATTAATAATGTCAGCTTTAAAGCGGGAGAGACGGTCTCTTTTACCGCTGATGCTGGAGAAAAGAATGTTGTGGGGATGGTTTTAGCATTAGATAAGCGCTAA
- a CDS encoding replication-associated recombination protein A — MQPLAERMRPKTLDDYVGQEHLVGKGAVLRKAIESGKLPSFILWGPPGVGKTTLAKIVANTLERPFHSLSAINSGVKDVRDVITRAKSQRFFDAPNPILFIDEIHRFSKSQQDSLLGAVEQGVVTLIGATTENPSFEVISALLSRSQVYVLEHLKKEQLKSLVDKALIEDEFLKKKKVIVKEYEALLQFSGGDVRKLYNVLELVTNYAGSDEPFEVTNESVTTNIQQNIALYDKGGEQHYDIASALIKSIRGSDPNGAVYWLARMIEGGEDLKFIARRLLISASEDIGLANPNALLMAKTAFESVQMIGYPESRIILSQATIYLATSPKSNSAYLAINEAQALVQKTGNLPVPLHLRNAPTKLMKDLDYGKGYQYAHDHPGNFVNEEFLPESIKGTPLFHPQANPPEESIRQRLKQFWKNKYGY, encoded by the coding sequence ATGCAACCATTAGCAGAACGCATGCGGCCGAAAACATTAGATGATTATGTCGGACAGGAACACCTGGTCGGCAAAGGAGCTGTATTACGTAAAGCGATTGAATCGGGAAAACTTCCTTCATTTATTTTATGGGGCCCGCCGGGTGTAGGCAAAACGACATTGGCTAAAATTGTAGCCAATACGCTGGAAAGGCCTTTTCATAGCCTGAGTGCTATCAATTCCGGGGTAAAAGATGTACGTGATGTAATCACCAGGGCCAAAAGCCAACGATTTTTCGATGCCCCCAACCCCATTCTGTTCATCGATGAGATCCATCGTTTCAGCAAGTCCCAACAGGATTCCCTTTTGGGTGCCGTTGAACAAGGAGTGGTAACCCTTATTGGAGCTACCACAGAAAATCCTTCATTTGAAGTCATTTCCGCCTTATTGTCCCGATCCCAGGTTTATGTTCTGGAGCATCTAAAAAAGGAACAACTCAAATCCCTTGTCGACAAGGCCCTCATTGAGGATGAATTTTTAAAGAAAAAAAAGGTCATTGTTAAAGAATACGAAGCCTTGCTGCAATTTTCGGGTGGGGATGTCAGGAAACTATATAATGTACTTGAGTTGGTGACCAACTATGCCGGGTCAGATGAACCTTTTGAAGTGACCAATGAAAGTGTTACCACCAATATCCAACAAAACATAGCACTTTATGATAAAGGAGGAGAGCAACATTACGATATCGCCTCAGCACTGATCAAATCCATTCGGGGAAGTGATCCTAACGGAGCTGTTTATTGGCTGGCGCGGATGATCGAAGGAGGTGAAGACCTGAAATTCATTGCCAGAAGGTTGCTAATCTCTGCTTCTGAAGATATCGGTTTAGCCAACCCCAATGCCTTGTTGATGGCCAAAACGGCCTTTGAATCGGTGCAGATGATCGGTTATCCAGAATCCCGAATCATCTTGTCACAGGCAACCATTTACCTGGCTACTTCTCCTAAAAGCAATTCTGCTTACCTGGCCATCAATGAAGCCCAGGCGCTGGTTCAGAAGACTGGCAACCTTCCTGTACCGTTACATTTAAGGAATGCCCCCACAAAACTGATGAAAGACCTGGACTACGGGAAGGGGTATCAGTATGCTCATGACCATCCCGGCAATTTCGTCAATGAAGAATTTCTGCCCGAATCGATAAAAGGCACTCCCCTCTTCCACCCTCAGGCCAATCCGCCTGAAGAAAGTATAAGACAGCGACTTAAACAATTTTGGAAAAACAAATATGGATATTGA
- a CDS encoding PorT family protein, which produces MKQSAKILVLLLSIMISGFQINAQSESKVKIIPKVGFNVSRFDVNWDNYNEFEDRAKVGWQAGVDARFGKFLYLSPGLHYSSFTMRNVTRDELEGGFRIGDETTIQSLKMPINAGLKIPLIGVRAQAGITPSYVLNIKTPNGTNIGTEPLNRMGFATNLGVGVDIFFLTLDLTWEKSRTDFFKNLEGKNNMFALTAGIKF; this is translated from the coding sequence ATGAAACAGTCAGCAAAAATTTTAGTTCTTTTACTCAGCATTATGATTTCAGGTTTTCAGATCAATGCTCAATCCGAATCAAAAGTAAAAATAATTCCAAAAGTTGGATTCAATGTTTCCCGCTTTGATGTCAATTGGGACAACTATAATGAATTTGAAGATCGCGCCAAGGTAGGATGGCAAGCCGGAGTGGATGCTCGTTTTGGAAAATTCCTTTACCTCAGCCCAGGCTTACACTATTCAAGCTTTACCATGAGAAATGTGACCAGAGATGAGCTGGAAGGCGGTTTCCGGATTGGGGATGAAACCACTATTCAAAGCCTCAAGATGCCCATAAATGCGGGTTTGAAAATACCCCTCATCGGGGTAAGAGCACAGGCAGGTATTACACCTAGTTATGTTTTAAACATCAAAACGCCAAACGGTACCAATATTGGAACCGAGCCCCTTAACCGGATGGGATTTGCCACCAACCTGGGTGTAGGAGTAGATATTTTTTTCCTGACTCTTGACCTGACCTGGGAAAAGAGCCGAACCGATTTCTTTAAAAATCTTGAAGGCAAAAACAATATGTTCGCCCTAACGGCAGGTATCAAATTCTAA
- a CDS encoding group III truncated hemoglobin, with amino-acid sequence MEKTDIQTRADIDRLMRYFYDKLLDDPVMVPIFEKVIKKGLDHHFDILVDFWDNILFFTGAYKNNAMLKHIELNDWYPLMKIHFEKWLTHFSNSVDECFEGEKATLAKSRALQIATLMEMKILGNSLTF; translated from the coding sequence ATGGAAAAAACAGATATACAAACCAGGGCAGATATCGACCGACTCATGCGCTATTTTTACGATAAATTATTGGACGATCCGGTAATGGTACCGATTTTTGAGAAAGTGATCAAAAAGGGGCTGGATCATCATTTTGACATACTGGTCGATTTTTGGGATAATATTTTATTTTTTACAGGAGCCTATAAGAACAATGCGATGTTAAAACACATTGAATTAAACGATTGGTATCCTCTAATGAAGATACATTTTGAAAAATGGTTGACACATTTCTCCAATAGCGTGGATGAATGTTTTGAGGGAGAAAAAGCAACGCTTGCCAAAAGCAGAGCTCTGCAAATCGCAACACTTATGGAAATGAAGATACTTGGAAATTCATTAACTTTCTGA
- the dusB gene encoding tRNA dihydrouridine synthase DusB, producing the protein MIKIGNVELGEFPLLLAPMEDVSDPPFRALCKEQGCDMMYTEFISVEGLIRDAEKSLQKLDIYDEERPIGIQIFGAKLDSMRQAAEMVEAANPEVLDINYGCPVKNVVNKMAGAGILQDIDRMVELTDAIVKSTKLPVTVKTRLGWDDNSKYIEEVTERLQDVGIKAISIHGRTRKQMYKGQADWSLIAKVKENPRINIPVFGNGDIDSPQKALEYRNRFGVDGLMIGRASIGYPWIFREIKHYFKTGELMDPPTIEERVTAAKKHLMHSIQWKGPKLGILEMRRHYTNYFRSLPNIKHYRQALVTHEEPELLFEILDQIAQVYAGYEFGDKINQ; encoded by the coding sequence ATGATTAAAATCGGAAATGTAGAATTGGGAGAATTCCCGCTTTTGCTGGCCCCCATGGAAGATGTCAGCGATCCTCCTTTTCGTGCTTTGTGTAAGGAGCAGGGGTGTGATATGATGTATACCGAATTTATTAGTGTGGAAGGTCTGATAAGGGATGCGGAGAAAAGCCTCCAGAAACTCGATATCTATGATGAAGAGCGCCCGATCGGGATCCAGATCTTTGGGGCTAAACTGGATTCGATGCGACAGGCTGCTGAGATGGTGGAAGCGGCAAACCCCGAAGTCCTCGATATTAATTATGGCTGCCCGGTTAAGAACGTTGTGAACAAAATGGCCGGTGCCGGTATTTTGCAGGATATAGACAGGATGGTTGAACTGACAGACGCCATAGTGAAGTCGACTAAATTGCCGGTTACCGTAAAAACAAGGTTGGGTTGGGACGATAATTCCAAATATATTGAAGAGGTCACCGAGCGCCTTCAGGATGTAGGGATCAAAGCCATCAGTATTCATGGCCGTACCCGCAAACAAATGTATAAGGGCCAGGCAGACTGGAGCCTGATCGCCAAGGTGAAGGAAAACCCAAGAATAAATATTCCTGTCTTTGGCAATGGTGATATTGACAGCCCTCAAAAAGCGCTGGAATACCGCAATCGTTTTGGTGTTGACGGCCTGATGATAGGTAGGGCTAGTATTGGTTATCCATGGATTTTCCGGGAAATCAAACATTATTTTAAAACGGGAGAGTTAATGGACCCCCCAACCATTGAAGAAAGGGTAACTGCAGCTAAGAAACATTTGATGCATTCCATCCAGTGGAAAGGTCCGAAATTGGGAATCCTGGAAATGCGTCGCCATTATACCAATTATTTCCGTTCTTTGCCAAATATTAAACATTACCGGCAGGCCCTGGTGACCCATGAAGAACCGGAGTTATTATTTGAAATTTTAGATCAGATAGCACAGGTATATGCCGGGTATGAATTTGGAGATAAAATAAACCAGTGA